The DNA sequence CCGGCGCGCCAGTTTCGAACGCTTTTTCACCCGCAGATAAGCCAGCAGGTCGTGTACACCACGGACGAAGAATTGCCCGAAATAGGCCAGAAAACTCCGGAAGCTATCCCGTTTAAACGTCATGGTACTGCTTTCGTCATCTTCAAGATTGTTCTCAGGATGGTGCATTCCGATGTGGTGACTATAATAGGTCTCCGGAGTATGACCAAAGAACGGTGCCAGCACCCACGGCAGGTAATTGTTCATCCAGCCATACTCGGGCTTGAAAAACGGGCGGTGGCTCGTGCAGTGCAGCATCAGCCCAAAGGGGCCTTTAAAGACGAACGTACTCACAAAAAAATGGAGAGCCGCTACTAACCACCACACCGCCCCCGTTACGAAGGGCATGAACAACAGGATGCTGAGTGGAATCAGAATCAGGCTGATCCGAATAGTTAGGTAGACAAACGGCAGGTCGCGCTCGTCTTTTATGTACTTCAGTAAGAACGTATCAATACGTGTGTAGGTACGACCCGTAAAAACAGGATCGTGAATAGGCCCGAGTAACTTCATGCAA is a window from the Spirosoma rigui genome containing:
- a CDS encoding fatty acid desaturase family protein, which produces MKLLGPIHDPVFTGRTYTRIDTFLLKYIKDERDLPFVYLTIRISLILIPLSILLFMPFVTGAVWWLVAALHFFVSTFVFKGPFGLMLHCTSHRPFFKPEYGWMNNYLPWVLAPFFGHTPETYYSHHIGMHHPENNLEDDESSTMTFKRDSFRSFLAYFGQFFVRGVHDLLAYLRVKKRSKLARRALIGEITFGVVCLILLFVNWPATVLVFLLPLFVYRLIAMLGNWTQHAFVDSEDPGNAYKNSITCINVKYNKKCWNDGYHISHHVRPAMHWTEHPTFFQKTLDKYAQNQAIIFDGLDFLQVFYLLMNKRYKTLAQHMVNVNNAFSSEEEAIAVLRRRTERIQVGEPDLQVAIS